In Cryptomeria japonica chromosome 10, Sugi_1.0, whole genome shotgun sequence, a genomic segment contains:
- the LOC131066642 gene encoding F-box/kelch-repeat protein At5g15710-like translates to MGALRIRKQTMWSDLPDHLMERILECLPVDCFFRFRAVCKTWNTLFSSPHFNSIARNSQPFLILCPAKTQLPSLIYSFITHTWRTISLSFIPHDCPINFRGSASGLLLADINANVFFGFNSSMLCVCNPLTQTYTTLPQMVFVSRIMAKAILPAGNKTEEYTVMVVGRSSSDKVIVEAYNSTTKTWKVAGSIPDVIIRNENMFFCKGSLFCVTATGGIMAYNIEQEITTIMAMPTADAENLSIRLVCCKTGVFVVGATEDNHCLKGVIMWELVSPKTSMEDYKWEEIGKMPSSVCEEFRRSSNSNWFECVGMGDKICFRANESMEILVYDLNKSSWNWLPKFPADLRYVSMRCLPLEIMTGTEFS, encoded by the coding sequence ATGGGTGCTCTCAGAATTCGTAAGCAAACAATGTGGTCGGATTTGCCTGATCATTTGATGGAGAGAATACTGGAATGCCTTCCAGTGGACTGCTTCTTCCGTTTCAGGGCTGTTTGCAAGACCTGGAATACTCTCTTCTCATCACCTCACTTCAATTCCATAGCCAGAAATAGTCAGCCATTTCTCATTCTTTGCCCTGCCAAAACCCAATTGCCCTCGCtaatctattccttcatcacccaCACTTGGCGAACCATATCTTTATCTTTCATACCTCATGATTGCCCCATCAATTTCAGAGGATCTGCTTCCGGGTTGCTCTTGGCAGACATTAACGCCAATGTTTTCTTTGGCTTTAATTCTTCAATGCTATGTGTTTGCAATCCTCTTACCCAAACGTACACCACGCTGCCACAGATGGTTTTTGTGAGTAGAATTATGGCCAAGGCAATTTTACCAGCGGGTAATAAGACGGAAGAATATACAGTCATGGTGGTGGGCAGGAGCAGCAGTGATAAGGTTATAGTAGAAGCATACAATTCTACGACCAAGACATGGAAAGTTGCAGGCAGCATTCCTGATGTGATTATAAGAAACGAAAACATGTTCTTCTGTAAGGGCTCTTTGTTCTGTGTGACTGCCACTGGCGGCATAATGGCCTACAATATTGAACAGGAGATCACCACAATTATGGCCATGCCCACAGCAGACGCCGAAAATTTGTCGATTCGGCTTGTTTGTTGTAAGACTGGTGTTTTTGTGGTTGGGGCAACCGAAGATAATCACTGTTTGAAAGGCGTAATTATGTGGGAGTTAGTTTCTCCCAAGACGTCAATGGAGGACTACAAGTGGGAAGAGATTGGGAAAATGCCCAGCTCTGTGTGTGAGGAATTTAGGAGGAGCTCTAATTCAAATTGGTTTGAGTGTGTGGGAATGGGAGATAAGATCTGTTTCAGAGCTAATGAGAGCATGGAGATACTTGTGTATGATTTGAACAAAAGCTCTTGGAATTGGCTGCCCAAGTTTCCTGCAGATTTGAGATATGTGAGCATGAGATGCCTTCCACTAGAAATTATGACTGGTACTGAATTCTCTTAA
- the LOC131066640 gene encoding probable 2-oxoglutarate-dependent dioxygenase AOP1 isoform X1: MQKLHDRLWPEEGNPKFCNVMRTFISSMTKLHNKMSKIFLASLNLDVKSLFHSDFEKCYSFMSINHYTPKDKEMDEEVMHPHTDIGCFSMLYTNNTLGLQVKSKEGKWLDVIPVPYSFVVMASDLLKVWTNGRFHSIEHQVVYKGWKERISVAYVVLFSDDLQILAPSDLVDDKYQRRYKPFTFQPFKEAYYINYKTKEQNLERFVDVFASI; the protein is encoded by the exons ATGCAGAAATTGCATGACAGGCTATGGCCGGAAGAGGGAAACCCAAAGTTCTG TAACGTCATGAGGACTTTCATATCAAGCATGACCAAACTGCACAATAAGATGAGTAAAATATTCCTTGCCAGCCTCAATCTGGACGTCAAGTCACTATTCCATTCTGATTTTGAGAAGTGCTATTCTTTTATGAGTATAAACCACTACACACCCAAGGACAAAGAAATGGACGAGGAGGTTATGCATCCACATACAGATATCGGCTGCTTCTCAATGCTTTACACTAACAATACCCTGGGTCTTCAAGTAAAATCAAAGGAAGGGAAGTGGTTGGACGTTATTCCTGTACCTTATTCATTTGTTGTTATGGCAAGCGATCTCCTCAAG GTATGGACCAATGGAAGGTTCCACAGTATAGAACATCAAGTTGTTTATAAAGGATGGAAGGAACGTATATCTGTTGCCTATGTTGTGCTCTTTTCAGATGATCTGCAGATTTTGGCGCCCTCAGATCTTGTGGACGATAAGTACCAACGACGCTACAAGCCTTTCACTTTTCAACCCTTCAAGGAAGCCTATTATATTAACTACAAAACTAAggaacaaaatcttgagagattcGTTGATGTATTTGCAAGCATATAA
- the LOC131066640 gene encoding gibberellin 20-oxidase-like protein isoform X2 — translation MQKLHDRLWPEEGNPNNVMRTFISSMTKLHNKMSKIFLASLNLDVKSLFHSDFEKCYSFMSINHYTPKDKEMDEEVMHPHTDIGCFSMLYTNNTLGLQVKSKEGKWLDVIPVPYSFVVMASDLLKVWTNGRFHSIEHQVVYKGWKERISVAYVVLFSDDLQILAPSDLVDDKYQRRYKPFTFQPFKEAYYINYKTKEQNLERFVDVFASI, via the exons ATGCAGAAATTGCATGACAGGCTATGGCCGGAAGAGGGAAACCCAAA TAACGTCATGAGGACTTTCATATCAAGCATGACCAAACTGCACAATAAGATGAGTAAAATATTCCTTGCCAGCCTCAATCTGGACGTCAAGTCACTATTCCATTCTGATTTTGAGAAGTGCTATTCTTTTATGAGTATAAACCACTACACACCCAAGGACAAAGAAATGGACGAGGAGGTTATGCATCCACATACAGATATCGGCTGCTTCTCAATGCTTTACACTAACAATACCCTGGGTCTTCAAGTAAAATCAAAGGAAGGGAAGTGGTTGGACGTTATTCCTGTACCTTATTCATTTGTTGTTATGGCAAGCGATCTCCTCAAG GTATGGACCAATGGAAGGTTCCACAGTATAGAACATCAAGTTGTTTATAAAGGATGGAAGGAACGTATATCTGTTGCCTATGTTGTGCTCTTTTCAGATGATCTGCAGATTTTGGCGCCCTCAGATCTTGTGGACGATAAGTACCAACGACGCTACAAGCCTTTCACTTTTCAACCCTTCAAGGAAGCCTATTATATTAACTACAAAACTAAggaacaaaatcttgagagattcGTTGATGTATTTGCAAGCATATAA